The sequence ATTTTTATTCgtttttaataaagttaGTTTATTTGGAATTAGTTTAACAACTCAATCAGGTTTTCTTCAAGACGGTATCGAATTGGTACTTCAAGAATTGTTAATGTTAAGATCATCAATGACTCAACAAGAATTGGAACGTGCTAAACGTTCTCAAAAATCACAAATCCTTCAAAATTTAGAAATGAGAAGTGTTCAATGTGATGATATGGCTAGACATATCCTATCTTTTGGCTCCTATAAATCACCTGAACAAATTTGTAAACTCATTGATTCCGTCACTTTggatgatattaaaaaattaatttcaaaactaGCTCAATCAAATCCTTCCGTAGTTTCAATAGTtgcaaatgaaaatgaaccAATCTTAACTGCTGAACAATATAATCAAATTGTTAAACAAAATTCTtcaactttatttaaataaattagaatagtaataaataattaataattaataaataaaaataaaaataaaaattaataaaaatttcattactAGTAGttagtatttttatttattatatttgaatgatatctattaaataaatacaaataatatttataataataatataaacaattccctttattattatttttattttttttgaaatttatttttaatttattatttattaatctaaacaattgaattattgggttttattggttttgaatgaaataaaataaaaaataagatataATTTAAGATACAAAACACAGAATTTCATATtggataaatttaaatcagatttaaattgttttgtttttttgggGGATACtttgaatataaatatatcttttgatcaagacatcagtttttttttttaaaaaactctCCTTACACACCCCActtcaatttattattttaagtttattttttttttttttttttttttataattatttttttttttttttggctaaataaattattctgttttaaattattaaaatattaataatgataaactaattaaataaaaaataaacgtTAAAATTGTGAGCAGAAATTATGAATTTggtttgaaaatataaaaaatattagaatAAATGCAATTATTAGACATCTTCAAAgtgaaagaaaaagagattaAAATATTTCAGATTTCAacagataataaaattttttttatattgactttcatttaaaaaaaagttattatcaataacaaaaaatgaatattatttgaaaaggttaaacaattaatttattatttaaaaaaaatgttaaataaaatgggtttctaaaaattagaaaattgaACTGAAGATATCCAAATGAATATCAGCATTCAATAAACCAAGTACTTGATTACatacatttaataaaaagcaaattttaaattataagcaataatttataatttataaattatttaatttaataaatgttattggaaaaaagataaaaaataaatttaaaaaattaatttaatttaacctctttattttaaaaaaaaaatatataaataattaaaaaaaaattctatagAAACTATAAtcaatttattgattttatatgATTATAGTTTATAAATTGgcaaatttacttttttaattttttaaaagtaaagatttataatttttcttggtaaaaaaaaaagtaaaaataaaaataaaaaaatttaaaaaacgtTAATGTATTTATCtccatttatttatttatttgagtGAGTGGTTATTTTTACTTGGttcatcaaaaaataaattaattaaaaaaatataaaaaaaaaactaattaaacacaaaaaaacaaaaaaataaaaaaaaaaaaattaaaaataattttaacagtttttttaattaagtttatttatctatatttttttaaataattaaaatgataACAAAAGtggaatatttaataaacccAGATacccaatttaaaaatggacCCATTTCAATTATTCTTGGTTATGCAGGAAGTACACTCAgagtattaaaaaattatgcAAAAATTTGGCATGACAGAGGATTTAATGCTATTTTATTACCACATTCAatgtatgtaaaaaaaaattaataatattataaattggaaaaattaaaataaagaattctaattctttattttttttttttttttttttttttaaaaagtgatACTTCTTGTGTATTTAATGAAGAAAtggaattaattatttttaaatatttagaagattattttaaaaataaaaacaacaaaagaaTGATTTGTTTTCATGTACTATCAGCTGGATCAATGTTTTTAGGAAAATTACTTGAAtctatgaaaaaaaaaaatgaatttaattatttatttagtttaaTAAAAGGAGTGGTTTATGATAGTGCACCATTGttagatgaaaatgattcatTATGTGGTACATTATTAGCTGCTggtgtaaatatttttaatattgatgaaAATTTCGTACAaactaaaattgataaattatttttagaatcatTTTTTCATATATGGAAAAAAATGACAACGATCTATTATTCCCAATTAATTTCACCATTAAATAAATGGCcacatttaattatatattcaCCAAATGATTTCgttattttatcaatttatgattttattgatcaaattaaattaattccgGGAATgaaagaatttaaagattttaagaataacaatgaaaataattataataataataatattattaataataataataataataataataataataataataataataataataataataataataataataattttttaaatagtttatacattattgaaaaagtttTCCAAAGTGAACATTGTAAACACCTCCtaaaaaatccaaaagaatatattgaatcagttaatcaattaattgatttagcatttttaaatgaaaaaaatcaattacaatcattaattaaattataatttaaaaaataaaaaaataagcctagaaaaaaagaaattataatttaatttgaaattaattaataatttaatttgaaaaacaaGTCCCAACTTTTTTTGCTTGTaatcccaaaaaaaaaaaaaaaaaaaaaaaaaaaatctcaaTTATTTCAAGTCATcgggaaaaataaaaaaaaaaaataaaaaaaaaaaaaataaaaaaaaaaaaaaaatgaaaaggtTTATTTACGAAAATAAATGCCGAAACTGGCGAAAcgttttttataattattttttaaaattttttttttattagtatcgcataaaataaaattaaaaaaaaaaaaaaaaaaaattaataataatatcaatttttaacATTTATCATACTCTCTCTCTCTGTTACTtcatatattataaaaaaagaatattttttttttttgtaaaatttttaaactcAATTTAAATCACACTTCATCTCATTTTACCCCTTTACATTTTTAcacttttttcaaaaaaatttttttttttatttttaattaaaaaaaaaaaaataaaaataaaaataaaaacaaaaataaaaaacaaaaaataaaaataataataataatttaaaataaagtaaacaaataaataataaataaaataaaataaatataataaaaaaaaaaaaaaaatggaaaataataataataattttattgaagaagaagaagaattaaGTGAACCAAAAGAAAAATGTGGAGTTTTTGCAATTTATGCACCAGAATTAGATGTTAGTAGAATTGCATTTTTTGGATTAGTAGCATTACAACATAGAGGACAAGAATCATGTGGTATAGCAACCTATGATGAATTTCAAAGTGTACATGTAGAGACAGGTATGGGATTGGTGAATCAAGTTTTCAATGAAACTAATTTGAAGCCATTGAAGGGTAAGATGGCAATTGGACATACACGTTATTCAACAGCAGGAAAGAGTACATTGGTCAATGCACAACCAGTGATTGTGCAAACATTGCATGGTCAAATTGGTATTGTACAAAATGGTAACCTCACCACTGCAAAGAGTTTAAGAAAAGAGTTGATGCAAAAGGGTGTTGGTTTCTTTATAGATAGTGATGTCGAAGTAATTACACAATTGTTATCCAACAATCCAGAGGGTTGCGATCCACATAAACCAAATTGGGAGAATAGAATCGCCCATTTCATGAGCAAAGCAGAGGCTGCCTACGCATTGTGTTTGATGACACCCAACGGTATCTACGGTGTGCGTGACTCGTTGGGAATGCGTCCATTATGCTTGGGCTCGTTGGAGGTGCCATGCAAGGACGACCCAACCAAGACCATCACTCGTTACGTGTTGACCTCAGAGTCTTGTGCCATCGGCACCATTGGCGCAAAGTTTATACGTGACGTTCGTCCAGGTGAAATCGTACACATCAACGAGAATGGTATCACCTCCTTCATTGGCCGTTCGCCATCGGATAATCCAGCATTATGTGTTTTCGAATATGTTTATTTCTCACGTCCAGATTCATCAATGGAGGGCCAACTAATCCATATCGTCCGTCAACGTATGGGCGAGACATTGGCTCGTGagtcaccaccaccacaaacCTGCTCCAACAATGACACCATTGTTATAGGTGTCCCCGACTCCTCATTACCCGCTGCCATTGGGTATGCCAAACAATCGGGTATCCCATTCACAGAGGGTTTAACAAAGAATCGTTACATTCATCGTACTTTTATTCAACCATCCGATCATTTACGTCAACAAGgtataaaattgaaattcaaTCCACTCACAGAGAATATTCAAGGTAAGAAAGTGATACTCGTAGATGACAGTATCGTTAGAGCAAACACTATCAAAgctttaattaaattgattaGAGGAGCTGGTGCCACTGAAATTCATGTCAGAATCTCCTCTCCACCAGTTTTACATCCATGTCACATGGGTATCGATATGGCAACATACGACCAACTCATTGGTCACAATAGAACAGTCGAAGAAATTCGTGAATATATAGGCGCTGAAAGTTTACAATATCTAACCCTAGAAGGTTTAATGAAATCTGTCAATATTGGTATTAAACCACAAGCTGAAACTAATTCAACTCCATGTTTTTCAACTTCATCCCCAACTacaaccaaaattaaaattaatgaaaataatcaaaaacatTGTGTTGCTTGTTTCACTGGTGATTATCCTTGCAgtttagatttttaaaaataaaataaaataaaataaaataaaataaaataaataatttttttaaaaaaaatacaattttattttttttttttatttttttttttttatatcatttgtAATGGACCAAAGGTTGCATTcatttcttcttttaattcattgATTTCATCCTCTGGTAAAGtagattcaattttttcaattaaaaaactaattttatgAATGATTTCTTTAGATTTGTCGAGATTACCTTTAACTTTATCCATTACTTCTTTAATACCAAATTGAGCATGTGTTGCATCACTAGTTTTAATTTGCATAATATTAGTGATTTTCTTTGCTTGTTTAGTTTCAACATCTCGTATTTTTTGAAGGATTTCATTTTGTTTCTCATGAATATAACCTGttgaattctttaaataattttgaatatctatacataaatttaaataaccaCGATGATCCATTTCTGGTATTGATATATgatgtttcttttttaaatattttataaactttTCTTCATCTCCTAAtatatcatcaccattaccaaCACTTTGATCTTgatcaaattcatcatcatcatcatcatcaatactTAATAATGGATAAaactataattaaataaatagatagttagtcatttattttaaaatacattCTCAATCCTCAAATgacataaaaaataataataattacaattggtgtattaaataatatatttaattctgGTTCGTattcttcttttttctctaattgattaattgttataatttcattggtACTAGTACTTTTACTTATTGatccactaccactactaccaccagtAACACCACCAGTACTAttgtttaattgttgtttattatctgtattattattattattaaagtgTGTATATTCATTTGGTATTATCTTTTGATTACTATTGTTAATTGTTCCATATTTTTGACTTTTATTATCTATATTTCCACCAACATATTcactaaaattattattattattattattatttttatttgggcTTTCTGTTTGTCccattactttttttttttttttattgaaaaaaaaaaaaaaaaaaaaaaaaaaaaaaaaaaaaaaattaaattaaaattaaaataaaaataaattaaattaaaaaaaaattaaaaataaaacaaaaaattaaaaaaaattaaaaataaaaaattaaaaaaaaaaaaatattttttaaaaagccGACGTTTagacgaaaaaaaaaaaaaactttttattttttttctttttttttttttttttttttcattttgtaaTCATTTATACCTTGTATCTGAtttatatacaaataaattatggATAATAGTATATTTTATAGTCTTGGAAatggaattaaatttaataaaaataaatataaaaaagaaattggaaTTTTCAATGGTATAACATCTCATGAATTAGATAAACAAActaaaaccaataataaagttcacttttttaaaaatacaacaccatcaacacctgtaatttcaaaaaaagataatataaaacaaaaaaaagaagaagaagaagataatgataatgataatgaagaatcaaaagaagatgatgattttgtagaagatgatgataatgatgatgatgatgatgatgatgatgaggatgaagaaaatgaagaaccaaaagaaaaagaatttataaaacatCAAGTCAATAATgatgaggaagaagaagatattacattatttaataaatcaaatgaaaatgaaaattcagaTGATTCAGATGATTCAGATGATtctggaaaaaataaaaataaaaataaaaataaaaaagtttcaaAAGAAACACAAGAGGATAAACATAAAAGAGAGATTGCAACATTTAGAAATAAACATAGAATTAAAGTTGATGGTACAGATATACCAGATCCAATGACAGAATTTTCACAATTAGAGAATAGATTCAAAGTTagaaaatatcttttaaataatattaatgagaTTGGTTATAAAGAACCATCACCAATTCAAATGCAAGTTATaccaattcttttaaaagaaagagaagTCGTTGCAATTGCACCAACTGGTTCTGGTAAAACTGCATCTTTCTCCATTCCAATACTTCAAGCATTATATGAACCAAAAAAGGAGGGTTTTCGTTCAGTTATCATTGCACCAACTCGTGAACTTGCTCAACAAATTTATCGTAATTTTAGATTACTCTCTAAAGGTAAACCATTTAGAATTTGTGTTTTATCTAAAAATTTACATAATCAatcaacaaatgaaaatttaattaaaaattatggtaaagtatttaaaatctaaaatctaaaaaaaaaaaaagtgggggtgaaattataattttaaaaaattaaaatatctaacttttttttttttgtatttttttatttttttcagatattttaattacaaCACCATTAAGattagtttatttaattaaagaaaatttattatcattaaataaagttGAATATTTAGTATTTGATGAAGcagataaattatttgataagaATTTCCAAGAACaagttgatattgttgtaaCAGCATGTCAAAAtccaaaattaaagatttgtTTATTCAGTGCCACTATGAATCAACAAGTTGAGGAATTGGGTCATTCAATTATGAAAAATCCAATAAAGATTATAATTGGTGAACAAAATGCTGCAGCAATTACAGttgatcaaaaattaatttatgttGGTAAAGAGGAGGGAAAGTTATTGGCAGTTAGACAATTGATTCAAAAAGGTTTAGAACCACCCATTTTAATATTCACTCAATCTAAAGAGAGAGCACATGATTTATTCCAAGAGTTGATTTTCGATGGTATCAATGTTGATGTAATTCATTCAGAGAGAACTCAATTCCAAAGAGACACAATCGTAAAGAAATTCCGTATGGGTAAGATTTGGGTACTAATTTGCACAGAGTTGATGGCAAGAGGTATGGATTTCAAAGGTGTCAATTTCGTTATTAATTTCGATTTCCCTCATACCCTCGCTTCATACATTCACAGAATTGGTAGAACTGGTCGTGCTGGTAGACCTGGTGTAGCATATACCCTCTACACCGATGCCGATACTCCAATGTTACCAACCATCGTTCATGCTATGAAACAATCTGGTTCTCATGTTCCAGATTGGATGTTAAATCTAAAAGTTCAAGgtaaaaagaaacaacaatATAGATTAAAAGGTGTTGAAAGGGAATCATTTTCAACGATTCCCCTTAGTGAAAGAACTTCTTCAAAATTCAAActtagaaaaaataaaaaatctttcaATTTACCTGGTGATcaacaaaaatcaaatgaaaataataacaataataataataataataatgataataaaaaaagaaaatcttttaataataatggtgaaaaaaataataatccagaaagaaaacaaaaacaaatcaaaaaaccaaaaaaaataatttaaaataataataataaaaaaaaaaaaaaaaaaaaatttaatttaaatcttttataatcattattttaaaCCCAACCATCAAaacaatattcaaaaaaaaaaattcattcatttttttttttttttcaaatcatttttatttgaaaactGATCCCAATGGtttataagaaaaaaaattggattatttttttattttttattttttatttttttttattttattttatttttttttttttttccttttggtaaatacttttttttttttttttttttttttttttttttttttttttattataactttttaacagaaaagaataaataataagatttttttttttatttttaaatctttatttttaaattaaccaaacaaaataaaaaataaaaaaatataaaaataaaaattaataaaaagtaGAAAAGTcaaaaaatatcttgaaaaaaaaaaaaaaaaaaaaatatctttttttttttttctaaattgaattttgatcaattaaaaattatagataataataataataaataactttttaataataaaaataataaaaataataataacaataataaaatgtttcGTTTATTTTCATCAGGTGTTGATGATTTAGTTTTAGTTTCAAATCCAAGTAATGGTGAGGTAACAAGTCAAATTGGTGCTAGATTTGATAGAGAATTAATTTATACAAATATTGGTGAAGTATTAATTGCTGTTAACCCTTATAAAGCATTACCAATTACTGGTCCtgaatttattaaagtaggtttttttttttattatttattaaattaattttttttttttttattttttttttatttaaaaattatgtttggaaaatattaatatttatatatatatttatataattttttattttagttgtATCAAAATGCATCAGGATCAGATGCTTCACCACATATTTATGCATTAGCAGAAAGAGCATATAGAAGAATggttgatgaaaatgaatcaCAATGTGTTATTATTTCAGGTGAATCAGGTGCTGGTAAAACAGTCTCtgcaaaattaattttacaatatGTTACATCAGTATCACCAAATAATAGTAGCGGTGGTGGCATTGGTGGTAGCGGTGGTGGAAATGGCGGAATTCCACAATATGATGGTGGTAGTGATGACCGTCCTTCACCACCAATGGGTAGAGGTATGGGTATGCCAGGTATGGTTGGTAGAGGTGGTTTGCCAACTAGAGGGGGTGGTCCACCATCAAGAGGTGGAGGTCCACCACCAACTAGAGGT comes from Dictyostelium discoideum AX4 chromosome 2 chromosome, whole genome shotgun sequence and encodes:
- the purF gene encoding phosphoribosylpyrophosphate amidotransferase; its protein translation is MENNNNNFIEEEEELSEPKEKCGVFAIYAPELDVSRIAFFGLVALQHRGQESCGIATYDEFQSVHVETGMGLVNQVFNETNLKPLKGKMAIGHTRYSTAGKSTLVNAQPVIVQTLHGQIGIVQNGNLTTAKSLRKELMQKGVGFFIDSDVEVITQLLSNNPEGCDPHKPNWENRIAHFMSKAEAAYALCLMTPNGIYGVRDSLGMRPLCLGSLEVPCKDDPTKTITRYVLTSESCAIGTIGAKFIRDVRPGEIVHINENGITSFIGRSPSDNPALCVFEYVYFSRPDSSMEGQLIHIVRQRMGETLARESPPPQTCSNNDTIVIGVPDSSLPAAIGYAKQSGIPFTEGLTKNRYIHRTFIQPSDHLRQQGIKLKFNPLTENIQGKKVILVDDSIVRANTIKALIKLIRGAGATEIHVRISSPPVLHPCHMGIDMATYDQLIGHNRTVEEIREYIGAESLQYLTLEGLMKSVNIGIKPQAETNSTPCFSTSSPTTTKIKINENNQKHCVACFTGDYPCSLDF
- the ddx52 gene encoding DEAD/DEAH box helicase — encoded protein: MDNSIFYSLGNGIKFNKNKYKKEIGIFNGITSHELDKQTKTNNKVHFFKNTTPSTPVISKKDNIKQKKEEEEDNDNDNEESKEDDDFVEDDDNDDDDDDDDEDEENEEPKEKEFIKHQVNNDEEEEDITLFNKSNENENSDDSDDSDDSGKNKNKNKNKKVSKETQEDKHKREIATFRNKHRIKVDGTDIPDPMTEFSQLENRFKVRKYLLNNINEIGYKEPSPIQMQVIPILLKEREVVAIAPTGSGKTASFSIPILQALYEPKKEGFRSVIIAPTRELAQQIYRNFRLLSKGKPFRICVLSKNLHNQSTNENLIKNYDILITTPLRLVYLIKENLLSLNKVEYLVFDEADKLFDKNFQEQVDIVVTACQNPKLKICLFSATMNQQVEELGHSIMKNPIKIIIGEQNAAAITVDQKLIYVGKEEGKLLAVRQLIQKGLEPPILIFTQSKERAHDLFQELIFDGINVDVIHSERTQFQRDTIVKKFRMGKIWVLICTELMARGMDFKGVNFVINFDFPHTLASYIHRIGRTGRAGRPGVAYTLYTDADTPMLPTIVHAMKQSGSHVPDWMLNLKVQGKKKQQYRLKGVERESFSTIPLSERTSSKFKLRKNKKSFNLPGDQQKSNENNNNNNNNNNDNKKRKSFNNNGEKNNNPERKQKQIKKPKKII